One Spinacia oleracea cultivar Varoflay chromosome 4, BTI_SOV_V1, whole genome shotgun sequence DNA segment encodes these proteins:
- the LOC110775840 gene encoding dephospho-CoA kinase — MRIVGLTGGIASGKSTVSKLFKAQGIPIVDADIVARDALKKGTGGWKKVVDAFGDGILQPDGEVDRPNLGRIVFSNPDKRQLLNRLLAPYISSGIFQEILKLWLKGHKVIVLDVPLLFEAKMDKWTNPVIVVWVDRETQLNRLVSRDRITEEEANNKIDAQMPLDSKKDKADIVIDNTGSLDDLNEHLQNVLRVVNRPLTWSEFVLSRQGAFSAFAFVVVGVFVAKNIFKCRL, encoded by the exons ATGAGGATTGTGGGACTAACGGGTGGGATTGCTTCCGGAAAGAGTACTGTTTCCAAGCTTTTCAAAGCTCAAGGCATTCCCATCGTTGATGCTGATATTGTTGCTCGG GATGCATTGAAGAAGGGTACAGGAGGATGGAAGAAGGTTGTGGATGCATTTGGGGACGGCATTTTACAGCCTGATGGGGAAGTGGATAGGCCTAATCTGGGACGTATAGTATTCTCCAATCCCGATAAACGTCAACTACTTAACCG GTTACTGGCGCCTTATATTTCTTCCGGCATCTTCCAAGAAATATTAAAGCTATGGTTGAAGGGACACAAGGTGATTGTTCTTGACGTCCCACTATTGTTTGAAGCCAAAATGGACAAATGGACCAACCCTGTTATCGTCGTCTGGGTTGATCGCGAAACACAGCTAAATAGATTGGTTTCAAGAGATAGAATAACCGAGGAAGAAGCTAATAACAAAATTGATGCTCAGATGCCTCTCGATTCCAAGAAAGATAAGGCGGACATTGTGATTGATAATACCGGGTCGCTAGATGACTTGAATGAACATTTACAGAATGTGTTGCGTGTAGTCAATCGGCCATTAACGTGGAGTGAATTCGTGCTTTCTAGGCAAGGAGCATTTTCAGCTtttgcttttgttgttgttggtgtttTTGTGGCCAAAAACATATTTAAATGTCGATTATAG
- the LOC110775849 gene encoding uncharacterized protein, translated as MPWVGGKIPEVRSNQTIGPSSKWRVSEFIYRDSSSWKANLVRERFVWKDAWSILAMEVPKEEGEDYRYWNFTKSGRFSVSSGYDYLFNKYAVDSRTLDDHDLVALRLIWKLNILPKWKYFVWKIFYDGLAVKVNLVRRGLNCDTMCNYCGLGEEDLQHVLRFCSVAELSWNTSSLRINPFENESWPLRKWLRSYILLYHSEDGWNGGRLQNFIALLWSLWKVRNARVFRGEGGHPGAVFAMLENQLQEVGTFTSGREESPIGGPREPPGYHMVHIGREKAFHNGLECDLACQKSGKAGWGMAISSNLLFEGETAGDHGRAVSSVHAEAKACLLALTWASNRQISQLRVNTDSAALISYLHMGKVSDISIVGTIGDIKAMGCRFRQCTILKVPRQEVDKADNVARRCSILGYSIP; from the exons ATGCCTTGGGTGGGAGGTAAGATTCCTGAGGTTCGTTCGAATCAGACAATTGGTCCCTCTTCGAAATGGCGAGTTAGTGAATTTATATATAGGGATTCCTCTTCTTGGAAAGCTAATTTGGTTCGTGAACGGTTTGTTTGGAAGGATGCTTGGTCTATTTTGGCTATGGAAGTTCCAAAAGAAGAAGGGGAGGATTATAGATATTGGAATTTCACTAAATCAGGAAGGTTTTCGGTAAGTTCAGgatatgattatttatttaataaatatgCGGTGGACTCTAGGACTTTAGACGATCATGACTTAGTTGCTCTTCGGCTTATCTGGAAATTGAACATTTTACCCAAATGGAAGTATTTTGTGTGGAAGATTTTTTATGATGGCCTTGCTGTGAAGGTCAATTTAGTGAGGAGGGGTTTGAATTGTGATACTATGTGTAACTATTGTGGCTTAGGAGAGGAAGATTTGCAACATGTTTTGAGGTTTTGCTCAGTGGCAGAATTGAGTTGGAACACTAGTTCACTTCGAATCAATCCATTTGAAAATGAATCGTGGCCGTTGAGAAAATGGTTACGTAGCTATATCCTGCTTTATCATAGCGAGGATGGGTGGAACGGGGGACGACTTCAGAACTTTATAGCTTTGCTTTGGAGTTTGTGGAAAGTTAGGAATGCAAGGGTTTTTAGAGGAGAGGGAGGGCATCCAGGTGCCGTTTTTGCTATGTTGGAAAATCAACTACAAGAAGTGGGTACCTTTACGTCGGGGAGGGAGGAGAGTCCAATCGGTGGGCCGAGAGAGCCCCCAGGTTACCATATGGTGCACATTGGGAGAGAGAAAGCGTTTCATAACGGATTG gagtgcgatttagcctgtcagaaGTCAGGGAAGGCAGGATGGGGTATGGCAATCTCCTCTAACCTTTTGTTTGAAGGAGAGACGGCAGGTGATCATGGAAGGGCGGTTTCTTCGGTTCATGCAGAAGCGAAGGCTTGCCTCCTTGCCCTAACCTGGGCGTCAAATAGACAAATTAGTCAATTACGGGTCAACACGGACTCGGCTGCTCTTATTTCGTATCTTCACATGGGAAAAGTCAGTGATATATCGATTGTAGGTACTATAGGAGACATCAAGGCTATGGGATGCAGGTTCCGACAATGCACCATTCTAAAAGTTCCAAGACAGGAGGTGGATAAGGCTGACAATGTTGCCCGAAGATGTAGCATTTTGGGATACTCGATCCCTTAA
- the LOC110775844 gene encoding uncharacterized protein: MAPPHGEAVLSSFPIPTRNFSKPPRLSNDNLKRTVSDIAFELSKEIDREIEESSQLALPPISEAQDAKCECCGMSEEYTPEYIKRVRDKFLGKWICGLCSEAVKEEMEKNGGMCKEALETHMSHCHRFNKLGRAYPVLCQAQAMREILKKSTRIRAKSMSPRDNVNLKKGGITRSSSCMPSMMNDLTLNN, from the coding sequence ATGGCACCACCACATGGAGAAGCCGTTCTTTCATCCTTCCCCATCCCAACAAGAAACTTCTCCAAACCACCAAGGTTATCTAACGACAACCTAAAAAGGACGGTTTCTGACATTGCTTTTGAATTAAGCAAAGAGATTGATAGAGAAATAGAAGAGTCGTCACAACTAGCACTACCACCTATTTCTGAGGCACAAGATGCAAAGTGTGAGTGTTGTGGAATGAGTGAAGAGTACACACCTGAGTACATAAAACGTGTACGTGACAAGTTTCTAGGTAAGTGGATATGTGGGTTGTGCTCTGAAGCCGTTAAAGAAGAAATGGAGAAAAATGGAGGAATGTGTAAAGAAGCCCTAGAAACTCACATGAGCCATTGTCATAGGTTCAATAAGCTCGGTAGGGCTTATCCGGTTCTATGTCAAGCTCAAGCCATGAGAGAGATTTTGAAGAAGAGTACTAGGATTAGGGCTAAGTCTATGAGCCCTAGAGATAACGTGAACCTCAAGAAAGGTGGCATAACTAGGAGTTCAAGTTGCATGCCTTCCATGATGAATGACCTTACTCTTAACAACTAA